GCATCAAATCACCGCATAAGATGCCACAGATTACAAGTTGTTTTGACGCAAATCACATCGCTTCCCAGACGATATGAACAAGTAAGGAGATTGCCCATAGCAGACGACTCCGCCTGTCTTGTAAAATGATTTGATTATTTTGTTAAATAATCATAACGCACCTTTCTGTCTTTCTCCATTTGACAAGTAAGAGCAAGTGCCTGCCTCTGTGGAGTCATGAAAAGGCCGAAAGCACGTAAAAAATGTCAGTGTAATTCAATAAATATAAATTAATTTTCCTATCTTTGCATCTACATATATAATAATGTGTCGCTACGAGCAGGCTGAAACCATTCTTGAAGCAAGCCAATGCGATGCAGATAAACTTCATTTTACAACTATTCATCTGATTAAGGTAGACGTATGAAAGACTTTTTCAAGAATGTATTCGCCACCATGTTGGGGCTTTTTCTCTTCGGTATCGTCATGAGTTTCATGGGGTTCATGTGTCTTATAGGCATCATTGCATCCTCTTCATCAACCACAAAGATTGAAGACAACTCGGTATTGGTGCTGAAACTCGATGGCAGCATGACCGAACAGGAAGAAGAAAACATGATGAACAGCCTGCAAGGGATATCATCATTGAGTTTCGAAGGCACGATGAAAGCCATTAAGAAAGCGAAAGACGATGACAAAGTGGCAGGTATCTATCTTGAAGCCGGACAGTTTGGGGCTGATCTTGCACAAGCAGAAGAAATAGAGAAAGCATTGCTTGACTTCCGAAAATCGGGCAAATGGATTATTGCCTACGGTGAGAACTACAGCACACTGGGCTATTATTTAGCCTCGACTGCCAACAAAATATACCTGAATAAAGACGGTATGATTGAATGGTCGGGTATTGGAGGCGAGAAAGTATATTATAAGAATTTGCTCGCAAAAGTAGGTATAAAGTTCGTCACTACAAAGGTGGGGAAATACAAGAGTGCTGTAGAACAGCTGACAGCCGACAACATCAGTGATGCCGACCGCGAGCAGACTCAACGCTATCTTGACGGCTGGTGGAACACCATTCTCGCGACTGTAGCCAAGAACAGAAGCCTCAACAAAGACAGTCTCAACGCTTATGCTGACCGCGTTATCACGCTGGAGGCTCCTGAAAACATGCAGAAATATAAGTTGGTTGATGGACTTATCTACAACGACCAGATAGCAGACATCGTCAGAAAACAATTAGGAATAGACAAGGAAGATGATATCAATAAACTCACAGTTGACGACATCAACGCCGACGATACACCTGTAACGGGAGAGCATATTGCCGTCTACTATGCCTACGGAGACATTGTCGACAAGGCGTCTCCACAAAGTCTTTTCCAGGACGATCGCCAGATTGTAGGCAACGACATGTGCAGAGATCTGGAGGATTTGGCTAAAGATGACGACGTGAAAGCCGTGGTTATCAGAGTTAACTCGGGGGGTGGTTCAGCCTATGCATCCGAACAAATCTGGCATCAAATCAGCGAATTGAAGAAAGTAAAGCCCGTAGTTGTGTCAATGAGTGGTGCAGCTGCCTCCGGCGGATACTATCTCAGCAGCAATGCCAACTGGATAGTTGCAGACCCAACGACCATTACCGGCAGCATCGGTATCTTTGGATTGTTCCTTGACAGAAGTGAACTCTACACGAAGAAATTAGGCATTAACTATGCAGAAGTGAAGACTAACCGCAATTCTGTGTTTGGAGCTTCGGGCCATCCTTTCACTCCGGAGCAGCTTTCATTGCTTCAGAATAATGTGAACCGAGGCT
The nucleotide sequence above comes from Segatella oris. Encoded proteins:
- the sppA gene encoding signal peptide peptidase SppA, which encodes MKDFFKNVFATMLGLFLFGIVMSFMGFMCLIGIIASSSSTTKIEDNSVLVLKLDGSMTEQEEENMMNSLQGISSLSFEGTMKAIKKAKDDDKVAGIYLEAGQFGADLAQAEEIEKALLDFRKSGKWIIAYGENYSTLGYYLASTANKIYLNKDGMIEWSGIGGEKVYYKNLLAKVGIKFVTTKVGKYKSAVEQLTADNISDADREQTQRYLDGWWNTILATVAKNRSLNKDSLNAYADRVITLEAPENMQKYKLVDGLIYNDQIADIVRKQLGIDKEDDINKLTVDDINADDTPVTGEHIAVYYAYGDIVDKASPQSLFQDDRQIVGNDMCRDLEDLAKDDDVKAVVIRVNSGGGSAYASEQIWHQISELKKVKPVVVSMSGAAASGGYYLSSNANWIVADPTTITGSIGIFGLFLDRSELYTKKLGINYAEVKTNRNSVFGASGHPFTPEQLSLLQNNVNRGYMLFKKRVAEGRKMTMEQVENIAQGRVWLGQDAIKLKLVDQLGGLDDAIVKAAKLAKMNDYETASYPSPLSTWEQLLGSYVGGDDLLNGKMQAYLGEFYEPFKIINDAKHMDKVQARMPYIIKIK